The Lepisosteus oculatus isolate fLepOcu1 chromosome 4, fLepOcu1.hap2, whole genome shotgun sequence genome window below encodes:
- the twf2 gene encoding twinfilin-2 isoform X2 gives MFLVLAATPELREFFAKARSGSVRLIKVVIVDEQLVLGASREPARSWDHDYDAFVLPLLDAQEPCYVLYRLDSQNAQGYEWLFLSWSPDLSAVRQKMLYAATRATVKKEFGGGHIKDEMFGTVQEDICFQGYLRHMTSCSAPAPLTAAEQELQQIKINEVKTEISVESKHQTLQGLAFPLQKEAQQALLQLRQRKINYVQLRLDTERETIELVHTNPTEIGELPRRIPKDTPRYHFFLYRHSHEGDHLESVVFIYSMPGYSCSIKERMLYSSCKSRLLDEVEQDLQLEIAKKMEIDSGEELTADFLYEEVHPKQHAFKQAFAKPRGPAGKRGMKRLIRGPGENGEDS, from the exons ATGTTTCTCGTCCTCGCAGCCACCCCGGAGCTGAGGGAGTTCTTCGCCAAGGCGCGCAGCGGCTCCGTCCGGCTCATCAAGGTGGTCATCGTGGACG AGCAGCTGGTGCTGGGCGCGTCCCGCGAGCCGGCGCGGAGCTGGGACCACGACTACGACGCCTTCGTGCTGCCGCTGCTGGACGCGCAGGAGCCCTGCTACGTCCTGTACCGCCTGGACTCCCAGAACGCCCAGGGCTACGAGtggctcttcctctcctggTCACCTGACCTCTCAGCG GTGCGCCAGAAGATGCTGTACGCTGCGACCCGCGCGACCGTGAAGAAGGAGTTCGGAGGAGGGCACATCAAGGATGAGATGTTCGGCACCGTGCAG GAAGACATCTGCTTCCAGGGGTACCTGCGTCACATGACCTCCTGCTCCGCCCCCGCGCCCCTCACAGCCGCCGAACAGGAGCTGCAGCAAATCAAGATCAACGAG GTGAAGACGGAGATCAGCGTGGAGAGCAAGCACCAGACCCTGCAGGGCCTGGCCTTCCCCCTGCAGAAGGAGGCCCAGCAGGCCCTGCTGCAGCTCCGCCAGAGGAAGATCAACTACGTCCAGCTG CGGCTGGACACGGAGAGGGAGACAATCGAGCTGGTCCACACCAACCCCACGGAGATCGGGGAGCTGCCGCGCCGTATCCCGAAGGACACGCCTCGCTACCACTTCTTCCTGTACCGACACTCCCACGAGGGAGACCACCTGGAGTCTGTGG TCTTCATCTACTCCATGCCCGGCTACAGCTGCAGCATCAAGGAGCGGATGCTGTACTCCAGCTGCAAGAGCCGCCTGCTGGACGAGGTGGAGCAGGACCTTCAGCTGGAGATCGCCAAAAAG ATGGAGATCGACAGCGGGGAGGAGCTGACGGCGGACTTCCTGTACGAGGAGGTGCACCCCAAGCAGCACGCCTTCAAGCAGGCCTTCGCCAAGCCGCGCGGCCCGGCGGGGAAGAGGGGGATGAAGCGCCTCATCAGGGGCCCCGGGGAGAACGGGGAGGACAGctag
- the twf2 gene encoding twinfilin-2 isoform X1, which translates to MSHQTGIHATPELREFFAKARSGSVRLIKVVIVDEQLVLGASREPARSWDHDYDAFVLPLLDAQEPCYVLYRLDSQNAQGYEWLFLSWSPDLSAVRQKMLYAATRATVKKEFGGGHIKDEMFGTVQEDICFQGYLRHMTSCSAPAPLTAAEQELQQIKINEVKTEISVESKHQTLQGLAFPLQKEAQQALLQLRQRKINYVQLRLDTERETIELVHTNPTEIGELPRRIPKDTPRYHFFLYRHSHEGDHLESVVFIYSMPGYSCSIKERMLYSSCKSRLLDEVEQDLQLEIAKKMEIDSGEELTADFLYEEVHPKQHAFKQAFAKPRGPAGKRGMKRLIRGPGENGEDS; encoded by the exons ATGTCGCATCAGACAGGAATTCACG CCACCCCGGAGCTGAGGGAGTTCTTCGCCAAGGCGCGCAGCGGCTCCGTCCGGCTCATCAAGGTGGTCATCGTGGACG AGCAGCTGGTGCTGGGCGCGTCCCGCGAGCCGGCGCGGAGCTGGGACCACGACTACGACGCCTTCGTGCTGCCGCTGCTGGACGCGCAGGAGCCCTGCTACGTCCTGTACCGCCTGGACTCCCAGAACGCCCAGGGCTACGAGtggctcttcctctcctggTCACCTGACCTCTCAGCG GTGCGCCAGAAGATGCTGTACGCTGCGACCCGCGCGACCGTGAAGAAGGAGTTCGGAGGAGGGCACATCAAGGATGAGATGTTCGGCACCGTGCAG GAAGACATCTGCTTCCAGGGGTACCTGCGTCACATGACCTCCTGCTCCGCCCCCGCGCCCCTCACAGCCGCCGAACAGGAGCTGCAGCAAATCAAGATCAACGAG GTGAAGACGGAGATCAGCGTGGAGAGCAAGCACCAGACCCTGCAGGGCCTGGCCTTCCCCCTGCAGAAGGAGGCCCAGCAGGCCCTGCTGCAGCTCCGCCAGAGGAAGATCAACTACGTCCAGCTG CGGCTGGACACGGAGAGGGAGACAATCGAGCTGGTCCACACCAACCCCACGGAGATCGGGGAGCTGCCGCGCCGTATCCCGAAGGACACGCCTCGCTACCACTTCTTCCTGTACCGACACTCCCACGAGGGAGACCACCTGGAGTCTGTGG TCTTCATCTACTCCATGCCCGGCTACAGCTGCAGCATCAAGGAGCGGATGCTGTACTCCAGCTGCAAGAGCCGCCTGCTGGACGAGGTGGAGCAGGACCTTCAGCTGGAGATCGCCAAAAAG ATGGAGATCGACAGCGGGGAGGAGCTGACGGCGGACTTCCTGTACGAGGAGGTGCACCCCAAGCAGCACGCCTTCAAGCAGGCCTTCGCCAAGCCGCGCGGCCCGGCGGGGAAGAGGGGGATGAAGCGCCTCATCAGGGGCCCCGGGGAGAACGGGGAGGACAGctag